From one Streptomyces sp. SCSIO 30461 genomic stretch:
- a CDS encoding TauD/TfdA family dioxygenase, which produces MPTWELNPGRPALTHVPAAAGIAEACEWLRENETALTAALHEHGTIFLRGLPVAQAADVAAVRDVLIPEPTPYREKATPRSDFGDGVFSSTDLPPAQSIRMHNENSYTLTFPGRLLFACLTAPETGGATPTADVRKVLAGLPEHLAERGRASGWTLTRNYSDYVSLGWRTTFGTEERADVEGYCRENGITWEWQPDGNLRTGQLRSATIHHPQTGEEVWFNHLAFWNEWSLHPDIREAMVDEFGPDGLPFNTGFGDGEPLSREEVDALNAAYEAATVRETWQVGDVMLVDNVLCAHGRDPFRGDRKIAVAMGHPVELLDCRPTVRPTTAVLA; this is translated from the coding sequence ATGCCGACCTGGGAGCTGAACCCCGGCCGTCCCGCCCTCACCCATGTCCCGGCTGCCGCCGGCATCGCCGAGGCCTGCGAGTGGCTGCGTGAGAACGAGACGGCACTGACCGCCGCCCTGCACGAGCACGGCACGATCTTCCTGCGCGGGCTGCCGGTGGCGCAGGCCGCGGATGTCGCCGCTGTCCGCGATGTGCTGATCCCCGAGCCCACCCCGTACCGGGAGAAGGCCACCCCGCGCAGCGACTTCGGCGACGGCGTCTTCTCGTCCACCGACCTGCCGCCGGCTCAGTCGATCCGGATGCACAACGAGAACAGCTACACCCTGACCTTCCCCGGGCGGCTGCTCTTCGCCTGCCTGACCGCCCCCGAAACGGGCGGCGCCACCCCGACCGCCGACGTCCGCAAGGTCCTCGCCGGGCTTCCCGAGCACCTCGCCGAGCGGGGCCGGGCCTCCGGCTGGACCCTCACCCGCAACTACTCGGACTATGTCTCGCTCGGCTGGCGTACCACCTTCGGCACCGAGGAGCGGGCAGACGTCGAGGGGTACTGCAGGGAGAACGGAATCACCTGGGAGTGGCAGCCGGACGGAAACCTGCGCACCGGCCAGCTGCGTTCGGCCACCATCCACCACCCGCAGACGGGCGAGGAGGTCTGGTTCAACCATCTGGCCTTCTGGAACGAATGGTCGCTCCACCCGGACATCCGGGAGGCCATGGTCGACGAGTTCGGCCCGGACGGCCTGCCGTTCAACACCGGTTTCGGCGACGGTGAGCCGCTCTCCCGGGAGGAAGTGGACGCCCTCAACGCGGCCTACGAAGCCGCCACCGTTCGCGAGACCTGGCAGGTCGGCGACGTGATGCTGGTCGACAACGTGCTCTGCGCGCACGGCCGTGACCCGTTCCGAGGCGACCGGAAGATCGCCGTCGCGATGGGCCACCCCGTGGAACTCCTGGACTGTCGGCCCACGGTGCGCCCCACCACCGCGGTCCTCGCCTGA
- a CDS encoding cytochrome P450, with amino-acid sequence MLTTTIDLTDPDLWARPDTPELVAELRREASVHLTDTVDDGPVWSVLTYRESADVLRNAAVFSSESGSLLGAGEGKVPVGSGRMMALTDPPRHRELRAPANPFFSKSGVCGAARSITERAGELFDRAVEQGEVDLVDVVSALPLAVMCDLLDVPEKDRDMVVRVCDVAFLGRTPEERRAGHQQLIPYLLHQVMLRRSDPRDDLISMMATYKVGGRLLPVEDVVLNLDNIVVGGVQTVRHTAAMGLQTLIQRPDLWQRLQRGEVSMDSAVDELLRWTSVGLHTLRTATRDIELGGRQIRRGDRVAVWVWSANRDPEAFEQPEEIRLDRSPNKHLALGLGAHYCIGAPLAKAELSALYSAALARAARIEPTGSVQYNRSIINFGLDHFPVRLTPR; translated from the coding sequence ATGCTGACCACCACCATCGACCTCACCGACCCGGACCTGTGGGCCAGGCCCGACACCCCGGAGCTGGTCGCCGAGCTGCGCCGCGAGGCCTCCGTCCATCTCACCGACACCGTTGACGACGGCCCTGTCTGGTCCGTACTCACCTACCGGGAGTCGGCGGACGTCCTGCGTAACGCGGCCGTGTTCAGCTCGGAGTCCGGCTCGCTGCTCGGCGCGGGGGAGGGCAAGGTGCCGGTCGGATCGGGCCGGATGATGGCCCTCACCGATCCGCCCCGCCACCGCGAACTGCGCGCCCCCGCCAACCCGTTCTTCTCCAAAAGCGGTGTGTGCGGCGCCGCGCGCTCGATCACGGAACGGGCCGGTGAGCTCTTCGACCGGGCCGTCGAGCAGGGCGAGGTGGACCTGGTCGACGTGGTCTCCGCGCTTCCGCTCGCTGTCATGTGCGATCTGCTGGACGTCCCCGAGAAGGACCGCGACATGGTGGTCAGGGTCTGCGATGTGGCCTTCCTCGGCCGCACCCCGGAGGAGCGCCGCGCCGGGCACCAGCAATTGATTCCCTACCTGCTGCACCAGGTGATGCTGCGCCGCTCGGACCCGCGCGACGACCTGATCTCCATGATGGCCACGTACAAGGTCGGCGGGCGGCTGCTGCCGGTCGAGGACGTGGTGCTCAACCTGGACAACATCGTGGTGGGCGGGGTCCAGACGGTGCGGCACACGGCCGCGATGGGACTGCAGACGCTGATCCAGCGCCCCGACCTCTGGCAGAGGTTGCAGCGGGGAGAGGTGTCCATGGACTCGGCCGTCGACGAACTTCTGCGCTGGACCTCGGTGGGTCTGCACACGCTGCGCACCGCCACCCGGGACATCGAACTGGGCGGACGGCAGATCCGCCGCGGCGACCGGGTCGCGGTGTGGGTGTGGTCCGCCAACCGCGACCCGGAAGCCTTCGAGCAACCCGAGGAGATCCGGCTGGACCGCTCGCCCAACAAGCACCTCGCACTGGGCCTGGGCGCGCACTACTGCATCGGTGCGCCACTCGCCAAGGCGGAGTTGAGCGCGCTGTACTCGGCCGCACTGGCGAGGGCGGCCCGAATCGAGCCGACCGGGTCGGTCCAGTACAACCGTTCCATCATCAACTTCGGCCTCGACCACTTCCCGGTCCGCCTCACCCCTCGTTGA
- a CDS encoding MbtH family protein encodes MSNPFEDDNATYLVLANDENQHSLWPVWIDVPAGWTTVHGEATRQECLDWIEANWTDIRPASLLAALDQR; translated from the coding sequence ATGAGCAACCCGTTCGAGGACGACAACGCCACCTACCTGGTCCTGGCCAACGACGAGAACCAGCACTCGCTCTGGCCGGTCTGGATCGACGTGCCGGCCGGTTGGACCACCGTCCACGGCGAGGCCACCCGCCAGGAGTGCCTCGACTGGATCGAGGCCAACTGGACCGACATCCGCCCCGCGAGCCTGCTCGCCGCCCTCGACCAGCGGTGA
- a CDS encoding thioesterase domain-containing protein, with translation MTGSTAPLNSPAARSVRPRAEGDWLLVPAPQPHRPFRLFCFPHAGGDATAYTPLARAIAPVAEVWALRPPARGGRSRHPMPPDFDALVAAVAEALSPHLTGGDGGRFGFYGQSLGALLAYEVARALPADRRPELVVAVGAPSPAEWTQRESRDLDAAELLRLTGLEELVRADPHLVELALGTIRADLAVCATYRHRPHAPIGSALHALAGADDPMLATTGLTGWAAHTRGAFTHRVVPGGHLLATVGQAGPVDLLTNLLAGRQASASSATARREPSC, from the coding sequence ATGACCGGATCGACCGCCCCCCTCAACAGCCCCGCCGCACGCAGTGTCCGCCCCCGGGCCGAAGGCGACTGGCTCCTCGTCCCGGCTCCCCAACCCCACCGCCCCTTCCGGCTGTTCTGCTTCCCGCACGCCGGCGGGGATGCCACTGCCTACACCCCGCTCGCCCGGGCCATCGCCCCCGTCGCCGAGGTCTGGGCGCTGCGCCCGCCGGCCCGGGGCGGTCGCAGCCGGCACCCGATGCCGCCGGACTTCGACGCTCTGGTGGCCGCCGTCGCTGAGGCTCTGTCCCCGCACCTGACCGGCGGCGACGGCGGCAGGTTCGGGTTCTACGGACAGAGTCTGGGCGCCCTGCTCGCCTATGAGGTCGCCCGCGCACTGCCCGCCGACCGCCGACCCGAACTGGTGGTCGCGGTCGGCGCGCCATCCCCAGCCGAGTGGACCCAGCGCGAGTCCAGGGATTTGGACGCGGCCGAACTCCTCAGACTCACCGGCTTGGAGGAGCTGGTGCGAGCCGATCCCCACCTGGTCGAACTCGCGCTCGGCACCATCCGAGCCGACCTCGCCGTCTGTGCCACCTACCGCCATCGGCCGCACGCGCCGATCGGCTCCGCCCTCCATGCGCTCGCCGGAGCCGACGACCCGATGCTTGCCACCACCGGCCTCACCGGATGGGCCGCTCACACCCGCGGTGCCTTCACCCACCGCGTCGTCCCCGGTGGGCACCTGCTCGCCACCGTCGGCCAGGCCGGGCCGGTCGACCTCCTGACCAATCTTCTGGCGGGCCGTCAGGCATCCGCCTCCTCCGCCACCGCCCGCAGGGAGCCGTCATGCTGA
- a CDS encoding amino acid adenylation domain-containing protein — MSPSADLPAAPPTTTQASPSGELPDGPSAGMPTAPAAAPPVALSAAPVAAAARSVDPETSASDEPGTARTAPVSGLQRGLWFLDRWNPQTATYTTPWTYDITGPLDLTLLRRALDGVAARHETLRTTFALYPDGPRQRVHAGLTVPLAVTDLRGLPETRRDDRLEQLIAERSAEPFDLGTGPLLRAEAFRLADERTTLLFVVHHIIWDGWSAELFDTELGEMYAALSEQRAPVLEPLRTQYADWAQEEQHTSYEEHLAHWKQSLDGAPTLLELPGDRPRPAERSQAGATEPFDLAPGAAARVRVLAEAEGVTPFTVQLGAFALLMGRWTGADDLLVGAPVTTRGRPELADLLGYFVNLLPIRVRLAPGATFRALLADIQDSAFDAFGYLDVPFDQLVDMLGTTRTPQHPPLVQVVFGAHTEDRAPLALGDATAVRTVRSNGTSKFDLTWSVFEGSGGGELRGEAEYSSDLFDPGTVRRLAAEYAALLDAALADPDATVLRLTSAGPPHRPARLAPGDCLHHLFERAADVYPERPAVSDHDGTLDYAELDSRANRLAHTLLACGVRPGDRVGLLLERTAAVPVAILAVLKTGAAYVPVDLAAPADRAALVFGDTAVSLVITDRPERAPDGPWGTLDLTARAGEIAAQSPNRPSRTGRPGDIAYLIFTSGSTGRPKGVAVAHEHVSRLLDSGRDHFGFGPDTVWTLFHSYAFDWTVWELWGALLHGSRLVVVPHLTSRSPDEFAGLLEAERVTHLCLTPSALRQLEPALRRHPRALPELRWIMLGGEALDPGVVQRWHELAPLPPARLCNLYGITETTVHVTVHDVAAGGAGFERSLVGGPMPHLTALVLDDWLRPCPPGVPGELYIGGGSLAHGYWDRPGLTAGRFVADPYGPPGARLYRTGDVARRLPDGGLEYVGRADFQVKLRGFRIELGEIENAVAAHPEVDACVVTVHEDRLAAYITGRSAAGPENLRDFLGRSLPDYMIPASFTPLDALPLTVNGKVDRSALPDPDRAVPTSGGGHVEPRTPEEELFTAVWTEVLGVAGIGVHDDFFQLGGDSIRAVQLAGALHDRGWQVTLRDVFNAPTVAELLPLSRPVDVHPGADRPFALIADEDRDELPPGISDAYPMVSMQLSMVFHMEVAGGTDSYHNVNSYRITGTLDTTAFRRSVGDAMARHAVLRTGLDLSGYGEPLQLVHGTLPAPVEFADLRTLPVDAQDERIRDVFESHRDRPFDLAEPPLFRITVQRLADDAFQLTISEHHAILDGWSFTSLLTEILERHTAIAADPVSAPNPPLRTAFRDFVAVERAAAADQESLAYWQRRLDGATGQLWPGSEHVHELPRTVERVLPEAPGRLRAVADALAVPVKSVALAAHLHALARITGRRQVTTGLAMNGRLERFGGTEVYGLFLNTVPLVAEPDEDLITLVRHVHREELDMMPHRRVPFARLARMMADTALDSQFGYLRFHALGRLSAARIEDSRIGCEPTLRHEPNSFAFGASLIQDPVSQRVLLAVDHQRALVDDTTAEEFIDAYEDALARLAAEV, encoded by the coding sequence GTGAGCCCATCCGCCGACCTGCCTGCCGCGCCGCCGACCACCACCCAGGCCTCCCCTTCGGGCGAACTGCCCGACGGGCCGTCGGCCGGCATGCCGACAGCGCCTGCGGCCGCTCCCCCCGTCGCCCTGTCGGCCGCCCCGGTCGCTGCCGCCGCCCGGTCCGTCGACCCGGAGACCTCGGCGTCCGACGAACCGGGCACGGCCCGCACCGCGCCGGTCTCAGGCCTCCAGCGCGGCCTGTGGTTCCTCGACCGCTGGAATCCGCAGACCGCCACCTACACCACCCCCTGGACGTACGACATCACCGGCCCGCTCGATCTCACGCTGCTCCGGCGGGCACTGGACGGCGTGGCCGCGCGGCACGAGACGCTGCGCACCACCTTCGCCCTGTACCCCGACGGCCCCCGCCAGCGTGTCCACGCCGGACTCACCGTGCCACTCGCCGTCACCGACCTCCGCGGGCTGCCCGAGACCCGACGGGACGACCGCCTGGAGCAGTTGATCGCCGAACGGTCCGCTGAACCGTTCGACCTCGGTACGGGACCGCTGCTGCGCGCCGAGGCGTTCCGGCTCGCGGACGAGCGCACCACGTTGCTGTTCGTGGTCCACCACATCATCTGGGACGGCTGGTCGGCCGAGCTCTTCGACACCGAACTCGGCGAGATGTACGCCGCGTTGAGTGAGCAGCGCGCACCCGTCCTGGAACCGTTGCGGACCCAGTACGCCGACTGGGCGCAGGAGGAGCAGCACACCTCCTACGAGGAGCACCTGGCCCACTGGAAGCAGAGCCTCGACGGAGCCCCGACCCTGCTGGAACTGCCCGGCGACCGGCCGCGGCCCGCCGAGCGCAGCCAGGCCGGCGCCACGGAGCCGTTCGACCTCGCCCCTGGCGCGGCGGCCCGGGTCAGGGTGCTCGCCGAGGCGGAGGGTGTCACGCCCTTCACCGTTCAACTCGGCGCCTTCGCGCTGCTGATGGGCCGCTGGACCGGAGCCGACGATCTGCTCGTCGGTGCCCCGGTCACCACTCGCGGCCGCCCGGAACTCGCCGATCTGCTCGGCTACTTCGTCAATCTGCTGCCGATACGCGTACGGCTCGCCCCGGGCGCCACCTTCCGCGCGTTGCTCGCCGACATCCAGGACAGCGCCTTCGACGCATTCGGCTATCTGGACGTCCCCTTCGACCAGTTGGTCGACATGCTCGGCACCACCCGTACCCCGCAGCACCCGCCCCTGGTCCAGGTCGTGTTCGGTGCCCACACCGAGGACCGGGCGCCGCTCGCGCTCGGCGACGCCACCGCCGTGCGCACCGTCCGCTCCAACGGCACCAGCAAGTTCGATCTCACCTGGTCCGTCTTCGAAGGCAGCGGCGGCGGTGAGCTGCGCGGCGAGGCCGAATACAGCAGCGATCTGTTCGACCCCGGCACCGTGCGCCGGCTCGCCGCCGAATACGCCGCCCTGCTGGACGCCGCCCTCGCCGACCCGGACGCCACGGTGCTCCGACTCACCTCCGCCGGACCGCCGCACCGCCCTGCCCGGCTCGCTCCGGGCGACTGCCTGCACCACCTCTTCGAACGTGCCGCCGACGTGTACCCCGAGCGGCCCGCCGTGAGCGACCACGACGGCACCCTCGACTATGCCGAACTCGACAGCCGTGCGAACCGGTTGGCACACACCCTGCTCGCCTGCGGGGTGCGCCCCGGAGACCGGGTCGGCCTGCTGCTCGAGCGCACCGCCGCCGTGCCGGTCGCCATCCTGGCCGTGCTCAAGACCGGCGCCGCCTATGTGCCGGTCGACCTCGCCGCACCGGCCGACCGGGCCGCCCTGGTCTTCGGCGACACCGCCGTCAGCCTGGTCATCACCGACCGGCCCGAGCGCGCCCCGGACGGGCCCTGGGGAACCCTCGACCTCACTGCCCGGGCAGGGGAGATCGCCGCCCAGTCGCCCAACCGGCCCTCCCGCACCGGGCGCCCCGGTGATATCGCCTACCTCATCTTCACCTCAGGCTCCACCGGCCGCCCCAAGGGCGTCGCCGTCGCCCACGAACACGTCAGCCGTCTGCTCGACTCGGGCCGGGACCACTTCGGCTTCGGCCCGGACACGGTCTGGACCCTGTTCCACAGCTACGCCTTCGACTGGACGGTGTGGGAGCTCTGGGGCGCCCTGCTGCACGGGTCCCGCCTGGTCGTCGTGCCCCACCTCACAAGCCGCTCGCCCGACGAGTTCGCCGGTCTGCTCGAAGCGGAGCGGGTCACCCACCTCTGCCTCACCCCATCCGCGCTACGGCAGCTCGAACCCGCGCTGCGCCGTCATCCGCGTGCCCTGCCCGAGCTTCGGTGGATCATGCTCGGCGGCGAGGCGCTCGACCCGGGTGTGGTGCAGCGCTGGCATGAACTCGCCCCGCTGCCGCCGGCGCGGCTCTGCAACCTCTACGGCATCACCGAGACCACTGTCCACGTCACCGTCCACGATGTCGCCGCGGGCGGGGCGGGCTTCGAACGCAGCCTGGTCGGCGGACCCATGCCGCACCTCACCGCGCTCGTCCTTGACGACTGGCTGCGCCCCTGCCCGCCCGGTGTCCCCGGCGAGTTGTACATCGGCGGCGGCAGCCTCGCACACGGCTACTGGGACCGCCCCGGTCTCACGGCGGGCCGGTTCGTCGCCGACCCGTACGGCCCGCCCGGCGCTCGGCTCTACCGGACCGGTGACGTGGCCAGACGGCTGCCGGACGGCGGTCTCGAGTACGTCGGCCGGGCGGACTTCCAGGTGAAGCTGCGCGGATTCCGGATCGAGCTCGGCGAGATCGAGAACGCCGTCGCCGCCCACCCGGAGGTGGACGCATGCGTGGTCACCGTGCACGAGGACCGGCTGGCCGCGTACATCACCGGACGCTCGGCCGCCGGGCCGGAGAACCTGCGGGACTTCCTCGGGCGCTCACTGCCCGACTACATGATCCCGGCGAGCTTCACCCCGCTCGACGCGTTGCCGCTCACCGTCAACGGCAAGGTGGATCGGTCCGCGCTGCCCGACCCCGACCGAGCCGTACCCACTTCCGGCGGCGGTCATGTCGAGCCGCGCACACCGGAGGAGGAACTGTTCACCGCGGTCTGGACCGAGGTGCTCGGCGTCGCCGGGATCGGTGTCCATGACGACTTCTTCCAACTCGGCGGGGACTCCATCCGAGCCGTCCAGCTGGCCGGGGCACTGCACGACCGCGGCTGGCAGGTCACACTGCGGGATGTCTTCAACGCGCCGACCGTCGCCGAACTGCTGCCGCTGTCCCGTCCGGTGGATGTCCACCCCGGTGCGGACCGGCCGTTCGCGCTGATCGCCGACGAGGACCGGGATGAGCTGCCGCCCGGGATCAGCGACGCCTACCCGATGGTCTCGATGCAGCTCTCGATGGTCTTCCACATGGAGGTCGCCGGGGGCACCGACAGCTACCACAACGTCAACTCGTATCGGATCACCGGCACTCTCGACACCACCGCGTTCCGCCGTTCGGTCGGCGACGCAATGGCCCGGCACGCAGTCCTGCGCACCGGCCTCGACCTCTCCGGATACGGCGAACCGCTCCAGCTGGTGCACGGCACACTGCCCGCCCCGGTCGAGTTCGCGGACCTGCGTACGCTGCCGGTGGATGCGCAGGACGAGCGGATACGCGATGTCTTCGAGAGCCACCGCGACCGGCCCTTCGACCTCGCCGAACCGCCGTTGTTCCGGATCACCGTGCAGCGGCTGGCCGACGACGCCTTCCAGCTGACCATCTCCGAGCACCACGCCATCCTCGACGGCTGGAGCTTCACCTCCCTGCTCACCGAGATCCTCGAACGCCACACCGCCATCGCCGCCGATCCGGTCTCCGCCCCCAACCCGCCACTGCGCACCGCCTTCCGGGACTTCGTCGCCGTGGAGCGAGCCGCCGCCGCCGACCAGGAGTCACTGGCGTACTGGCAACGGCGGCTCGACGGAGCCACCGGGCAGCTCTGGCCCGGCAGCGAGCACGTCCACGAACTGCCGCGCACGGTCGAACGGGTGCTGCCCGAGGCCCCGGGTCGGCTGCGCGCGGTCGCCGACGCACTCGCCGTCCCGGTCAAGTCGGTCGCGCTCGCCGCCCATCTGCACGCCCTCGCCCGGATCACCGGGCGCCGCCAGGTCACCACGGGGCTGGCGATGAACGGCCGACTGGAGCGGTTCGGCGGTACCGAGGTGTACGGCCTGTTCCTGAACACGGTCCCGCTGGTCGCCGAGCCCGACGAGGACCTGATCACCCTGGTACGGCACGTGCACCGGGAGGAGCTGGACATGATGCCGCACCGCCGGGTGCCCTTCGCCCGGCTGGCCAGGATGATGGCCGACACCGCGCTCGACAGCCAGTTCGGCTATCTGCGGTTCCACGCGCTGGGCCGACTCAGCGCGGCCCGGATCGAGGACAGCAGGATCGGCTGTGAGCCCACCCTGCGGCACGAGCCCAACAGCTTCGCCTTCGGCGCCTCGCTGATCCAGGACCCGGTCTCGCAGCGCGTGCTGCTCGCCGTGGACCACCAGCGCGCGCTGGTGGACGACACCACGGCTGAGGAGTTCATCGACGCCTACGAGGACGCGCTGGCGCGACTGGCCGCCGAGGTCTGA
- a CDS encoding non-ribosomal peptide synthetase, with product MTTFAEPYATISTPAPAPAPAADLLTRLRAVCAAHPGRAAVHAVDGSLDFAALDRRTATLAAALRASGVRRGDRVGIHLARTADLPVALLATWRAGAAYVPLDPAYPAERIAFMAADARLTAVVSAETAPPVPDGVAVLRPDADDPAGPGTDVHAAESTPHPLDSAYVIYTSGSTGRPKGVEVPHGAVADLAAALELSGAYRPEPGVVAWNASVSFDASVQQWIRICRGDTLVVIDDARRAEPVGLARLLAEHGVTDLDLTPSHWQLLREPLTGTRVPRLFMGGEPVPERTWRELADGGFDALNLYGPTECTVDAITTPIAGSGPHLGEPLPGVRAHLLDDRLAPVTATGAVGELYLAGPGLAHGYQGRPELTAGRFVADPFASEPGARMYRTGDQARRSADGLLEYVGRVDRQIKLRGFRIELGEVEHALSAAAGVTAAAVTVHEAAPGDQRLAGYVTGAAVRPAELLAELRRTLPGHLVPSTVTVLDALPLTPNGKVDHRALPAMVTGVAADVESPGASQAAAEATEPGLDEQITEVWRTVLGVSRVEPTDDFFSLGGHSLAALRIVHLLRRKLDVELQLRHLLDAADLAEFTAAVRRAAAAGPAAARPSLTARREAVR from the coding sequence ATGACCACCTTCGCCGAACCGTACGCCACCATCTCCACCCCCGCACCCGCCCCGGCCCCCGCCGCCGACCTGCTGACCCGCCTCCGCGCCGTCTGCGCCGCCCACCCCGGGCGGGCCGCCGTGCACGCCGTCGACGGCAGCCTCGACTTCGCGGCCCTGGACCGCCGCACCGCCACCCTGGCCGCCGCCTTGCGGGCGTCCGGCGTCCGGCGCGGCGACCGGGTCGGCATCCACCTGGCACGAACCGCCGACCTGCCGGTCGCGCTGCTCGCCACCTGGCGTGCCGGAGCCGCGTACGTCCCGCTCGACCCGGCGTACCCGGCCGAGCGGATCGCCTTCATGGCAGCCGACGCCCGCCTCACCGCCGTGGTCAGCGCCGAAACCGCACCGCCCGTCCCGGACGGCGTCGCGGTGCTGCGCCCGGACGCCGACGACCCGGCAGGTCCCGGCACCGACGTTCACGCGGCCGAGTCCACCCCGCACCCGCTCGACTCCGCCTATGTCATCTACACCTCCGGTTCGACCGGCCGCCCCAAAGGCGTGGAAGTCCCGCACGGAGCCGTCGCCGACCTCGCCGCAGCCCTGGAACTCAGCGGCGCCTACCGGCCGGAGCCGGGCGTCGTCGCCTGGAACGCCAGTGTCTCCTTCGACGCCTCCGTGCAGCAGTGGATCCGGATCTGCCGGGGCGACACGCTGGTGGTGATCGATGACGCCCGGAGAGCCGAACCGGTGGGCCTCGCGCGGTTGCTCGCCGAACACGGCGTCACCGACCTGGACCTGACACCCTCGCACTGGCAGTTGCTCCGCGAGCCGCTGACCGGTACCCGAGTCCCGCGGCTGTTCATGGGCGGCGAGCCGGTACCCGAGCGGACCTGGCGCGAACTGGCCGACGGCGGCTTCGACGCGCTCAACCTGTACGGGCCCACCGAATGCACCGTCGACGCGATCACCACCCCGATCGCCGGTTCCGGCCCGCACCTCGGCGAGCCGCTGCCCGGCGTCCGCGCCCACCTGCTGGACGACCGGCTCGCTCCCGTGACAGCCACCGGGGCGGTCGGCGAGCTGTATCTGGCCGGGCCCGGCCTGGCACACGGCTACCAGGGCCGCCCGGAGCTGACCGCGGGCCGTTTCGTGGCGGACCCGTTCGCGTCGGAGCCCGGCGCCCGCATGTACCGCACAGGTGACCAGGCCCGCCGCTCCGCCGACGGCCTCCTGGAGTACGTCGGCAGGGTGGACCGCCAGATCAAGCTGCGCGGCTTCCGTATCGAACTGGGCGAGGTCGAGCACGCGCTGAGCGCCGCGGCCGGGGTGACCGCCGCCGCGGTCACCGTGCACGAGGCCGCGCCGGGGGATCAGCGACTGGCCGGCTATGTGACGGGTGCGGCGGTCCGTCCCGCCGAACTGCTCGCCGAGCTGCGCCGCACGCTGCCCGGGCACCTTGTGCCGTCCACCGTGACCGTGCTGGACGCCCTTCCGCTCACCCCGAACGGCAAGGTCGACCACCGCGCACTGCCCGCCATGGTGACGGGCGTCGCCGCCGACGTCGAGTCGCCCGGCGCTTCGCAAGCGGCAGCGGAAGCGACGGAACCGGGCCTGGACGAGCAGATCACCGAGGTCTGGCGCACCGTACTCGGCGTCTCCCGCGTCGAGCCGACCGACGACTTCTTCTCCCTCGGGGGTCACTCGCTCGCCGCCCTGCGCATCGTCCACCTGCTGCGCCGCAAGCTCGACGTCGAACTCCAGCTCCGCCACCTGCTGGATGCCGCCGACCTGGCCGAGTTCACCGCCGCCGTCCGCCGGGCCGCCGCGGCTGGTCCAGCGGCCGCCCGCCCGAGCCTCACCGCCCGCCGTGAGGCCGTCCGATGA